AGAACTGTATACGCACGAAAGGAGGTTATTCTATCAGCGGGAGCTATCAACAGTCCGCAATTGTTGATGTTATCGGGTATAGGGCCCAAGGATCATCTTAGAGATGTAGGAATAAAAGTCCTGAAAGACTTACCTGTGGGGGAAAATTTGCAGGACCATGTCGGTGTCGGAGGACTAACTTTCTTGGTGGATAAACCAGTTGCGATCGTCCAAAATAGGTTCCAAGCGTTCCCAGTGACTATGAATTACGTTGTGAACGAAAGGGGGCCTATGACGACCTTGGGTGGACTTGAAGGTGTTGCCTTTGTTAATACAAAGTATGCAAACAGTTCTGGATTATGGCCTGATATCCAATTTCATATGGCTCCTGCCTCATTCGCTTCTGATAACGGTCAAGTGGTAAGGAAAGTTCTCGGTCTGACTGATGAGATATACGACACAGTGTACAGGCCAATAGCTAACAAAGATGCTTGGACTATAATGCCTTTGTTACTTCGACCGAATACACGAGGATATGTCAGGCTAAAGAGTTCTAACCCATTCCATTACCCAACTATGAATCCGCGTTATCACGAAGACGCTTTGGACGTGGCTCGTCTCGTCGAAGGGATCAAAATCGCTGTGAAAGTAGCAAACGCGTCCCCATTCAAGCAATTTGGATCGCGACTGTACATGAAACCGTTGCCAAATTGCAAGCAGTTTAAATTCATGTCTGATGAATACATAGAGTGTCAAGTGAGGACTATTTCTATGACGATATATCATCAAAGTGGGACGGCCAAGATGGGGCCGTCGTGGGACCCTGAAGCGGTCGTGGATCCAAGATTGAGAGTCCACGGCGTCGAGGGTCTGAGAGTGATTGATGCTAGTATAATGCCTACTATAGTGAGCGGCAACACGAACGCCGCAGTTATCATGATCGGTGAGAAAGGCTCCGATCTAATAAAACAGGACTGGTTGAACAAAAAACGATGACAGTGAATGAACAATTGTGTACCTTTTTAAGTTACCAgtagttttaagttattttagtcATAGTTTACGATCGTTAAGTAAAGTAATTTGGCCTATAGCCGCGCTATATGGCTCTAGTTATAGAGTCAATCGAAATATAGCGCGCGTTTATATtccagataattttatttagcgATTGTAAACTAAGCTTAGTATAATAAGTTCCAAAGATTACTGTGACCGCAATTAATCAAATTTAAGTCTTGGTAATTGTCACATTATTGTAAGAAAACTGTACTggatattgtatgaaaatacgtAGTTACCGCGGTgctaaaatactgttattttgtattttacgttGATTATGACGAACCGTAGACGTTATACATGTCAATTATTCAACATCTTAAAGACACTCTTAATATGTACATTGAAGAAGTTTTAATAGGTCTAAAGCAGTCGTAGTTAAGCGGCGCGCTAATGAATAGCTAAGATAGCAATCAACCGGATCAAAAAATTGCTAGCGCCTGCACGCCACATTGCCGCAACTTGCTGACAGTCACATTGCTGTAATCATTTTAAAGGTTCCATATTCTAATGAGCCCTGTTTGCAGCATATCAAACTAATGGCCAATTccacagcttatgaataagtgctAGATAACATATTTGCTAGATAAAGTAACATCATATGTATGAGAACCACTGCCAAAATTCAATCTGATGTGCTATGTATCTATTCAAAAATAGTAAAACCGGTGTTAAGTTTAAGACTTATCAAGTGAAATTTTGATggttgttttcatatatttgtcgTCACTTTATCTTCCGAATAGATTACCCGACCCATATACATAAGTCTTGAAACTGGCCTTAATTAATCTTGTCGGCATATTATAGTTATGCCTACTTAAAAATCCTTTAGTCATACCCTGAAATgcaattgttataataaagcattttatacACTTTTCCTCGGCGAAAAAAGTACCAGCATTCCATATCTACCAGTTAAAAGTACCTGTTAAGCATTAAACTATGTGTACATTGTGTAAATATGTAGTTAAGTTAACTAATACTATAATACTCTTATTTATTTGGTTAGTATTGCCATAACACATCTTCATCACATTATGTTCATCGTTCATTATGTAGCGAGGCCATGTTGTTTCGTtcttgttacaaaatataaatgttttattattgttttgttgtttttatttacggaAATCACaattaagatttttatgttgatttgaaattaattaaacgcCTACTCATGTTATAAATGCgtggaaaaataatataaaagtacgTTCAGGAGAACGCATTTTACCTAGCAGTATTTGGCTTTTCtgcaatataaaactaaaataggtaCTAGATTCCAGTGTTCCATTGTAATATAAACATGAAACGCGATAATTTCAAAGTTATGGTGTAACAATGTTGATATGTATGTGGATATGTTCGATTTTATGACAAAACGGCTAAactgatttgaataaaacttaGTACGGTGATAGATTATATCTTTACCGAAAGACGcaccacaataaaaaaaatacacacggTCAGAGCCCAAACACAAATGTGTGTTTCAATTGTTTATAATATGGCTAAAAATGTTATCGTTATCTAACTCGCAATCAGTAATAAAAAGGTACCCTTAACTAGTTTATTATGAGCTTCCTTTGTTAATCAGCCTTTCTTAATTACGCAatacttagtaataataaaataaaaccttagtAGTTTCGCAATGTTCCAACTGAAGCCAAATTCTGAAGTAGCGCACGTTGTTCAAAACACGTGCCAAGATGGCAATAGGATGTTTTGAGAAGTCAACGAGCTCATTAACTGTGGAGaataaatcattattgttatttcgTATACGAAACCCAATAAACCAGTTAATCGGCCTAATAATCATCTTTTTTcgcatatttgtatttttatagttcCGTGCGCGAAGGGAAAAACGGGATCCTATttctaagcctccgctgtctgtctatctgcttgtttgtttgtctgcaGGCTGtttctcataaaccgtgatagctgaaatgtttacaaatgatgtatttgcgttgccgctataacaataaatacaataaaaattaaaatagcatTAGATACAATCCCCAGGgctccccatacaataaacgtgttttttttgtatggaacccttcgtgcgcgagtccgactcgcacttggccgattttttatattatatcaagaaatttaagtaattataattattattgtaataaaaggtTTAAAGTTCAGCCCTaaagcaaattaattaataaatgacaaaaaacttatattacttaCGTTAATACTTCGCAAAATTTATGGGTACATTAAGGggattaagataaaatttgcattatatttaaaccgaattttaaataacttgatATCTTTGTAAGTTAGGAAAAACCCTGTTTGTTGTATCAATGACCGAATAACATATCCCGCATTGTCCGGACTGGTTAGGCTAACCTGATTTGATTAGATTGCATCATctttttttacctttaaattcagattacttatattacttttCAAACCCTACCTTTACCTGTCGCTTCAAAATTGAGTGTTAGTTAGCAGGCAAATATTTGTGGGCATGCTAAGTTTCATGAATTTCCGGACAGctatttcttcttttttaagtGGCAAACATAATTACaggtaaaaactaaaaaaggcataaaatcatttaaagttACAAATTACACTTaactgttaataaaataatgaataagaGAAAAAAGGAAATCAAAAAATTTATGAGAATAATCATTTTCTTTACTTAAGTTTTCATTGGTAAAAATTAGTCTTCAAACAAGTGAATTTACTACTGCCATCTAATAGGCGTTGCTAATGACTACACGAAAGTTATACCTATCAACgaggaaaaattatatttcaaggGCACTACAAAAACTACATTCATAACAGGTATGATGTATAATTTCATAAGTAGATAGTATAATATCATAGAGCACAACAAATCAATCTGTGTCTATGGCTACTTTTTGCTAATAATACGTCAATACGCAAAAATGCTGCGTATGATTCGCCAATTAATTGCCAAGGGCatattcattcattttcaaAGGTTCTGTACACGAATATGGAAATACTTCTATTTTATTAcacgc
The DNA window shown above is from Anticarsia gemmatalis isolate Benzon Research Colony breed Stoneville strain chromosome 20, ilAntGemm2 primary, whole genome shotgun sequence and carries:
- the LOC142981631 gene encoding glucose dehydrogenase [FAD, quinone], which encodes MGVHVLLASTALKTVSVTGLWLIPLLLGALTYHNYSSYDPEARILDREPKKEYDFIVVGGGSAGAVVANRLSEIKHWNVLLIESGPDENEITDVPSLAAYLQLTKLDWQYKTEPTSYACLGFKKHRCSWPRGKVLGGSSVLNYMIYVRGNRYDFDHWESLGNPGWGYQDVLKYFIKSEDNRNPYLAKSKYHGRGGYLTVQEAPWRTPLVAAFVESGVEIGYENRDINGAVQTGFMIAQGTIRRGSRCSTAKAFLRPVRTRKNLDISLNSQATRVLINPVTMKAYGVEFMKHGVKRTVYARKEVILSAGAINSPQLLMLSGIGPKDHLRDVGIKVLKDLPVGENLQDHVGVGGLTFLVDKPVAIVQNRFQAFPVTMNYVVNERGPMTTLGGLEGVAFVNTKYANSSGLWPDIQFHMAPASFASDNGQVVRKVLGLTDEIYDTVYRPIANKDAWTIMPLLLRPNTRGYVRLKSSNPFHYPTMNPRYHEDALDVARLVEGIKIAVKVANASPFKQFGSRLYMKPLPNCKQFKFMSDEYIECQVRTISMTIYHQSGTAKMGPSWDPEAVVDPRLRVHGVEGLRVIDASIMPTIVSGNTNAAVIMIGEKGSDLIKQDWLNKKR